From the Plasmodium cynomolgi strain B DNA, scaffold: 0783, whole genome shotgun sequence genome, the window agttTTTGTTCCGTAAGTCTTCAAAAGAATTGTActcagaaaaattttatgatgctATGGAAATGGAATCTGACGacttacataaatataatgataaatgTAATGAAATATTGGTAAGAGGACCTAATGTTCGAGTGATACcgatttgtaaaaaatatctaaGGTTTTTAGATACATCTAAATCGTGGAGTGGTCTATTTTCTGTATACGATGTTTCCttacttttaaattattggataTATGAGAAATTAATTGGCATTTATGGCGATAAAAATAGTAGTTATATTACATTTGGTTTTAGTGCTCTCCAGTTGATATGGGGTTATTATGATTCTAAACGAGAACATGATCCatactataaaaaatgtaagccTGATCTCAATATTGTTAATCACGAGGATTgggaaaataggaaaaaattgtacgatTTTTATGTTGACTTTGATAAACTTTTCGGAAGTGGTAGCACATATGATAGCGTATGCAAAGAATAttatcg encodes:
- a CDS encoding CYIR protein (putative;~vir-type antigen) — encoded protein: MSSSSGSTDFSFLFRKSSKELYSEKFYDAMEMESDDLHKYNDKCNEILVRGPNVRVIPICKKYLRFLDTSKSWSGLFSVYDVSLLLNYWIYEKLIGIYGDKNSSYITFGFSALQLIWGYYDSKREHDPYYKKCKPDLNIVNHEDWENRKKLYDFYVDFDKLFGSGSTYDSVCKEYYRKIKEMISVCTYFKGKCLTSGTYSCPDNFNKCEEKNLEIELKKLPCHVTINGGRDSSSEVSSSYKPPDPEEPPQDSADGLAAESNTQLYSVNSGIGTKVTNSVLGAAPVLLSATMLYKVLIYFVNIYHYSTDM